CCTGCTATtcatgatataaaaaaaaagattttttttttcttttttaaaaataaatttaaattttagacaAATAAATGAATTGTAAACTGGTACAAATTCTCAATATATCACTTATGTATGCATGACACTCCTAATGGTAGTAGGTACGTACCTAGCTATCAGTGATTACAGTATGGAGAAGTCTTCTCAATTTTGGGAAAACATATTTATGGGCCTACCATCTCAAACTCAAACTTCTTGCTTCACCCAACAATAAGTACAAAAATAAAGCAGATATAGGGTTTATCTAAAAATTACTTTTCTCACTATCAACAGGATCCTATTAAGTGACTTCACCATGCAACCAAACACTGCAAACTGATTAGCTTAATCCCAAATTCAGGATCATTGAGATCATGCTGCTTCTTCTATTCCTTTTTACCAATTTCTTTACTACAGGTGTTAGTGTTCTATCTTATTTTTCCCTCATTAAATATTTGGCATTTCAATAAAGGAAGAGGAATCCAACTTTCTTCATTGAAGGTCTATTCAATTGGTTAAATACCAAAGAGGGATGATATGTACACAATTATACATCAAATTATAACTGGAATTTTttactgaaataaaataattttaaaattatattgataaATTACAGTTCTAAATTGATGTATTGTAAGTTGTCGTTTGttagaataatatatttttttcatttaacattttaaaaaaacattatttcatAAGATTTACCAATTTActtataaaattcaaatactCTTTTCTCAAAGTAGAAGTTATTATGCAATTTTTTATACGAGAATTATATATCTTCTTCATTTAAATACCATTGTCTTTCTTTTTCAGCTTTAAATTCCCTTCTGTAGGTTAAATTTAATAAACTgctaaatgtattaaaaataattaaatcatttacagaaaaaaaaacccGTAAAAATTAACCTACTATATTGTTGTAATGCGGTGTATGTTGATTTTTAAGAGAGTTGAGCCACGTAACTGAGAGATGTGAAAAGGGTCTCCAAACTAATTGATGCTTGCTAGAAATAACTAGAAAATAAAAtcctattaaaaaataatttgatttataatttatttttttcgttATGTGAGGATAACACTTAATCTCATCCAATAAGATTGAAATACAATGTTTATCTAGTATCTCATTAGGATTTCTCATCTCCTATATTCTCTCATTTACTCTCTATGTTGCTTTGCATATCTTTTTCACAAGTTTCCTTTATATAGAGAATGAGATAAATGTTTCTTTATAAAGAAATCACAGGTCATTAATGTGTTGTCACATTTTTAAGAAACCTTAAAAATACAATCTTCAACTTTCTATGTTGAACTTCAaagtcttaaaaaaatataattataagacTTTGAAATATCTATCATTGAATATACTCAATAGATCCATTATTAATATTCATTGGTCGTAATCTCCTATTAAATTATGGAGAAATTCCCAAATTTTTTGacaataataacaattttatgaaaaatttacTCATGATATTTTGGATACATGAAATGTTATtctttaaaacataaattaaacaTAAGAAACAAACATTTCATAAAAGAAGCCAAGAAAATTTCTTGTTGTAAAGAGTCACTCTTGTGTAAACAAGGCATgcctttcttaattttttttattatgttactTCCTTCACAGATGAACAATTATGATTTtcctttcattttattttttctttctttattcttttaatatatatattattccttCCTTATAACATAAAATAGTGTAAGAAAATTACGATTTGTAGTTATCCCAGCAATAGCAAAACCATTTTAGGAGTGGAATAGTGAAATCAAATCAGAGTATGTTTGgacaaaaaatttcaaatatttaaaatagaagaaataagaaaaaaaacaaagaaaccaGTTTCTCGATAAGTTatgattaatttataaaaaaaataaaaattataaacacaaaaaaaaaatattaaatagaaattaatcttagaaccaaaataattagttattatttcattaaattagAGACATTCTATAAACTAAACTATTgaaatagtttctattactaataaaaatttataaaatagtttttaaatttgtatctaatccttagctaccaagattttaactatttactattttatattctaaattagtctttagtattttagatactaatttagaatctaaaatattagtcgCTAAAACTTAGGTATCTAATTTAAgtacaatttaaaaactattttataaatatttattaataataaaatcactttagatatgaataattttttaatctctaaactaatatctaatttagttaatatagtgactgattattttctctaaatttagttctatttaataatttcttgtgaaaattgtaaaatttaaaactttaaactTAATTGATAAAGAGGATGAAATTGATCTTTTATCTATAATAAATGTGGTATCTCTTGCCGACAGAGTGATTTGGATGTAAGAAGTGAAAATTATATTTGTGCATGTGAGTTTTGAAAGGTAAAGAGTGGTACATAGAGAGAAGCAATTGGGTTAAAGCCCATAAATGAGTGGACCAAAGTTTGAGCAAAAAGTGGGCCTAATAATGGAGTATTCAGACTCTGAAAACTTAAATTTGCAGAGAATTTGAAGGATACTTGTTGCCTCATATTTGTCTCAGACTGTGTCCACGGTCCATTCTCACTGCACCATCACTGTAACTATTCTCGTGATCATTCGTACCTTTCAATTTATAACCACCACTGCActacccttcttcttcttcttcttcttcttcactatcacacatcaaaatacaaaaatataattctTCTTATCAATTATTCCTAGAATCACTTCTTTTTATTCAACTTTCAGTCTTCTCGACTAGGTTCAATGCTCTCTACTCTTATCATATAGTCTTTCAGTTTTCTAGTATCATTAGAATTTCTCATCTCATATTTATAAAGAAATCATGGGTTATTAATGTGTTGTCACATTTTTAAGAAACCTTAAAAATACAATATTCAACTTTTTATATTGAACTTCAAAATcttcaagaaaaatataattctaAGACTTTGAAATATTTAGCATTGAAAATACTCTATAGAtcaattattaatattcatTAGTTATAATCTCCTATTAAATTATGGAAAAATTCTCAAAGGTTTTGATCCTAATAACGATTTTATGGAAAATTTACTCAAGATATTTTAGATACATGAAGTGTTATtctttaaaacataaattaaacaTAAGAAACAAACATTTCATAAAAGAAGGCAAAGAAAATTTCTTGTTGGAAAGAGTCACTCTTAACTAAACGAGGCATGctattcttaaatttttttaactaaaggAGGCATgctattcttaatttttttttattatgttactTTCTTCAAAATGAACAATTAcgattttcattttattttattttttatttttttactcttttaatatatatattatttcattaatatattattttccttccttataatataaaatatctatCATCACTCTCTTCAATTTAAGGAAGTATTACTAGGGTTAATCATCGCATTCGAGATATTGTCTATTTTGTCTGTTAATCATCACAGTTTTATCCTTAAAAGTCATCTCAGCGGATTAAGGAAAGaaagtatatattttaaataaccaTTGACCTCAACTCCTAAGCGATGTGAGTCTATATTGATAATAACGAACCATAATTATTAGAGTAAACTTTATCGAAAAGGGGCAAAAAGAGTGAAGAATTCTTAACATGCTTCTAAGAAACAAAGTGGAAAGAAAGGATCACAGAATCTGAAAGGAAATGGACTTGACATGGATATGGTGACCAAGGAACATTCCCTTTAACCTCAGAAGCAATAATAAGAACAAAGTGAAGGCATAAAGTGGAGTTTCCATTTTCCACTTCTTACACAAAAACAATATTGGCACACCATACCCTAAAGGAACTTCCTAATGCACAAATCTACAATACAAGCCAAAATTCAGCAGCTACACTGCCACCTACATACAGCTAAATCAATACATTCATAGCTTCATAATAAAACAAACCCTCTTCTAAATTTCACTTCTCACTCATTTATTCATTAAATCGTACATACACCAATTTTAACctatgaaaattttatttaatttgtttgactttgttttttaaaaatttctctCAAATACTAGTCTAAAATACACCTATTATCTTACTCAAGAGGCTTGTTACTTGGGAAGTTCTACTTCTTTGACACGAGACATTATAACATATTTCAATAACgttatattattctaataaaaaagtaactttaaaaacacattttatataaaagaaCATAAAATACCATTTAATGAGTAGgacaattattaattaaaatatgacTTTTAACATATATATGTCGACATGTTCTCTTCTTACATATATATTCAGTCATATCACTACagaaaaagtaattaaataaaaattaaaaataattcgttattatatttattaaattggatactattttttttaaaatattaatatctaataatttttattattaataaaaaaatttaaattgatatttaattaattaggtgaagaataatatatttatatatttttaaaaacaaataattgttTAATAATCTATAAAAGAATAAGCAGCATTATATAAATCATTTATTACTTGTTTAAGCTATCCTAAAAAGAGATTCAGAAAACAAAAGGTGTAAAGTGTTTTTGGGAGTGTGTAAAAATTAAGATCTTTACCTAATTTATTTttggtaatttattttttataataatacatTGATATTGACAATTTTCTAtgtaattatattaaaactcttaatattattatttcaatattttttcatatcatttaattataaatttatcttttaatatatatatttatttctaaatgcatcacattatttatcattttaagaattatcaaattattatttatttttttcaatgtcCCTTTAAAATTTTGACCTCAATCGACCCGATTTTGGGTTAAAGCTTATGCTTTTGTGTCATCTTGAGTGCAGCCTTTTTCAACTGCTAAAATCCTGCATTCATTCATTGTTTACATCACAATATATAGAACTGTCAACACCAAAATTCAATGCCTTCCCACACCTGCGTGCAAGAGGAATGCATGCATGCATCTATTATCACATTTCAGATAAATAACATCATTCTCAACAATTTCCCAACCACACTTTATGCATTACTTCAAATCCACTTCTGTCTTTTTAGACAGAGACAAAGAtgtaaaacaaacaacccaataaaTACAGAGTGCATGTGAATGTgtaatttaaaaagaattacGTGCTAGAATAGAGTGCATGTGAATGTgtaatttaaaaagaattacGTGCTAGTTGGGAATGCAGGACCGACATTCTTACTCGATATCCGGTTGAGTCTGATCGAcacaacaaaaattattatgCCTAAATAGTATTAACGAGATTAATGAGAGATCAAGTTCTAGGTAATATACTCCTAAATATGATCTAACTTTTTAATAtgatctaataaaaaaatatccatgaaaattatataaacaCATATTCTAATAATCAGGTACGTCATAACATCGAGTTCTCCCTTAAACATCAAAATCTCTTTTACACGTATTATTCGAACTTAGAGTTCACGAAGTGTTGAATATAAAGACAAAAGAAGAATCTTTTGGTTCCAATCtgtttcaaattataaatatatatatatatatgatgaatCAAACCATCCCATCATATATAGTTTGATTAAACAGTCGTTTTCCGTTATGAATCAGTGTCGGACGCATCCATCATTTCTGTGACCCATCTCTTGCGATGCCATTGACCAACACAACACACATCAATCACTTTTTCGCTTTTTTTTCTCCCATATTATAGTGTCTTCTTCAGACAAGCATGTTTCCAATCACAAGGCTTTAGCAGTCGTTTTGCCACACTGCGTTTCCTTCAATCTCTTTCTGTCTTCTACTCATTCACCATATTAGAGTATTGAATTATCTCAACACTTTGTGAAGTTGGCATTTCTCGAAATGAGTAAAAAGGATGAGAGAGACTGGTCTAGAGTTGAAGCAGTTCTTGAGCTCATCAGGAAACAAACACCTCTCACTGTTAAACAGGTTCTTCTTTCACATCTTCTTCTCTCTCCACTTCCACTCACTGTTTTCACTAGCTAGACTAAAATTTATTGATCTGAGAGTAAATTGTTGCAGTTATTTGAAGGAGAATTACTCCAAAATGGTGTTCTGGCTCTGATACACACATGCTTTTTGTTCTTAACTATTTTTGCGTGTAGGAGAAGTTCTGCAACTATGCTTGCGTGGAACGATTTCTGAAAGCAAAGAGGGATAACGTGAAAAGAGCTGCGAAGCAACTCAGGGCTTGCCTTTCTTGGAGAGAGAGCATAGGCGCTGGtaaattataatatacacaTTGTTACAGTGCTGTTCTTACACTCTTCTTCCTGTTCTTATTATTCTACATATCAAGGAAAGTGAAAACCAACCAAAGAATCTTGCTGCCCCtttaaattatttgaatgaAGCCTTACAGCAGAATGCACCCTATACTTCCTAGCAACGATGAAGGACTCTCCCTCCACATCTACACCCTAGAACAAAGggttttcttctttctttttccttcaaCAGAATATTACTAATTTTGTTATGTTAATTACTTTTAAACAGATCATTTGGTGGCAGATGAGTTTTCAGGAGAACTGGCTGATGGGTTGGCGTACGTGGCTGGTCATGACGATGAGTCCAGACCTGTAATGGTAATATATCATGATCTTTCTTCGGTTTTTCTCAACTTGAGTGTGTGTAAACTATGTAGGTTTCTGCAaagttcttgtttaattgtgaGAATATAATGAGTTGAAGTGGGGTAACAGATTTTGCGGATGAAGCAAGAGTACCAGAAGATTCATTCCCAGAAAATGTAAGTCCGAAAACAGAAGAGAAGAATCGTTTTCAGCCTTTTTGTTTGTCAATTTCATGATCTGCACTGCTGCAGCCACTCCAGTAGAGCTAAATATGTTGGTTCTTTCTCTGTCTAGGTTCATTCGTTTGTTGGTGTTCACAATGGAGGTGGCTGTTTCGACCATGCCAAAATACGTACACCAATTTGTCATGCTTTTCGATGCAAGTAAGTACCCTTAATGCACTTCCACAACAACACTTTTCAACCCCCAAAATGACTAGTAATGGATCACTAACATATATACCAAGCATGCAACGATAATCAAGTTCGTCTTCAAATCCTTTATCTTCACACATTTTTAGTTTAGAAAATGTCTTTCTAATAATTAACATAACCAATCTTCTCTCTGCACAATCTAAGTTATAAAGATGTTACAGACAAAAGGGTCGACAAGCCAACTTAAAGTTCAGAACACTCAAAAATAAGTGCACACTTTGTAAAAAATGGATCTTCTCCCATGAATTCTATGGTATATATTGATAAAACCCGATTATAACCATGATTCTTCCTTAATAATTGAACCATTAAAACTagttaatttagaattttctgACTCAAGTCAAAGTAACTTCGAGAATATAGTTTGGAAACCAATCTTCTTGATTATAGACCATCACCATACAAAGGTTATTATTCCTTGGAAGTGATTATTATGCATATTTTGCCCTAGATATTTATGGCTTCCTTAAATTATATATCCCGGAAGAACACACTCTAAAATTATATACAGTACTagaaaaagttaatttaattaGGCAGGGAAATTAGTACGATCTAATGAGTGTTGACTTTGCATGTTAAGAGTGATGTTTGAAGTAAGCATGTATGTTAAGGAGGCGTTTGGTTGCAGGCTTTTACAGGTCTGCAACAGCTTTTACGAACTTACTAATGGGAGCACTGAAGATAACAGGGGAGTACTACCCTGGGCGACTACATAAAGCGTTTATCATAGACCCTCCCTCGCTCTTTCCTTACTTTTGGAAGGTAAAAAACACATGTGGTCACACCAATCATGGTAACAGTCTAATTATTTTCTGCTATGTACTATTAAACAATCCTTTTTAATTTTCACTATAACATAGTAAAAAACcgtcactataaaaaaaattattaaatgaaaattaattttaaaaactaaaataattactattaaattaaatcattttataaaccaaaaaaattattaatttctataataatttttattattaataaaattttataaaatagtatctttATTTAGTTGCTTACAACCTTATACTCTAATttagtttatattaatttttaaaaatttaaaatattaatatttaatataaatttaattttatagaatAATTATTAAGATAGAGTGAATGACTTATTATATAAACCATAAATCTTAAattctaaaccctaaatcttaAATGATATATCATGATTTTATTACGAGAATAAgacaaacaaattattattaagattttattaaGATAGAGAGAatgattgtgtgtgttgtgGGCGCAGGGAGTGGGAGCATTCGTGGAGCTATCAGCAGTGACGAGCATGGTGTCATCGTTGGATTTGGATGATGAAGACGAATCGTTTGCGGAGATAACTGGAGGAAGGGGCGTGATGAAGGAAGGCTCATGCT
The sequence above is a segment of the Phaseolus vulgaris cultivar G19833 chromosome 2, P. vulgaris v2.0, whole genome shotgun sequence genome. Coding sequences within it:
- the LOC137809594 gene encoding uncharacterized protein — protein: MSKKDERDWSRVEAVLELIRKQTPLTVKQEKFCNYACVERFLKAKRDNVKRAAKQLRACLSWRESIGADHLVADEFSGELADGLAYVAGHDDESRPVMILRMKQEYQKIHSQKMFIRLLVFTMEVAVSTMPKYVHQFVMLFDASFYRSATAFTNLLMGALKITGEYYPGRLHKAFIIDPPSLFPYFWKGVGAFVELSAVTSMVSSLDLDDEDESFAEITGGRGVMKEGSCSSSRFAFTVSHHVDSLKPWYLSLSETSAAKRTPVVQRTPRPSFLQSPAGTVFRRGERVCRESFLAVWKLYRRPYDEMVYRSKMRGPVGGEFRRRHISLSQRF